TATCAATCACAAAATGGTGCAATCACATCTTCCCTTAAgagaaaagtaataaaatacacTCTTTAAAAGAGAAATGCATATTTCTTAGAAGGCTTTTGAAATAATTCCTCATAACTGCAGCAGGAAACCTTCCTAACCAGaccagagggaaatcaaggcacacCCTTGGTTTGTTAGgacttgcttgatcctaatgagccccgtggagcatttggagctgagccctggaacctcagggcctgagaggagattgcacaaacctttccaggagtcaaagccAGAGtaaaaacccaaagtttctcGATACCTTAATGAGACCCACTGAGGTCCAAacccaacacaggctcctcatggacttcttggaggagagaattaGAGACCACAATGGCACAAAAACGTCTCAGAGACTCAAagtggcacaaaaacctctcagtgtagaaaggaaaacccaaagtACCTTACAAaagttgagtatctcaaagcatcaatgagccacactgagtgtcagtgcaaagctctcaagggactcgttaaagcagataattggggccatgattgcacaaacctctcacagactctggatcaaaagggaaacaccaagtaccttaaaagaactgaagtaccttgaagcattaatgagccccactgagtgctgttcctgacaaagcctctccagggactaattacagcagataattggaggccatgattgcacaaagctctcagagactccaaggcaaaagccaaagtgctttgaaaaacctgcagtccctgggagcatgaaggagcccccagggccattcctgagcaaggctccccagggactccttccagcagatccttgaggccactgggatgtgggctaggggggatgctgagggcaggacaaggggctgacagtgcccagcctggctggggctgtgccaggaggccccagtgcctcaggacaaggtgtctcctgacagcccttggtggcacagaccctgctgtgccccagggcaccaggacttggcttctctttgtccccacctgtcatcagtgcctccagttctctgctctgcctgggccctggggacactttctcagtcgtgtccctcagtgggacccattaaaagtcaaagaaactttggagttggattctgacttggagttctggagaggtttctgcagctccctctcagggcctgatgttcagggcctgagcacaaagccccagagggtcattaaagtccttgtgctgtgtctgtgctgctgagctgggccgggctcctggcccagagggtgatcctggtaaccaaggagagcttcaaaagcacatttctctggatgagcagctcctctcccagcccagcagggctggggcactgcctgcagccaccccaggcacagcacagaggcacagagagcttcaatcagtcagggctgggaaggtgctgagatgtgcctggggcagaatcactggcagcccttggcacaggaacctctggctgcaggacaatgcagctgcagctcctggagtgatctcctacagctggaacatcccaatgcccacaaaccctgtgagtacaactctgagtatttctggtgcagggcaggtgaaatgctcatgaagctcGGAtatgctgaggggttctgatcaGTCATAGAATATTTCCAAGACAAGGATTTTGATTAAAAAGGAGATTTCCTAAGACTTTGTATTCTGTTTCCTACTattggagaatggcagggatggagggataaATATTAAAGGATGATTATTAATTATTGATAGGAATTTTGACAAGTGCCTGAGACATCTGAACTGTTTCTTTTAGTGATTAATAGGGTCTAATTAGtagatccctaatgtgcttgcagccactctgcccatggacagcaccagcatcacctctgctggagccatcaggctcagtctgagctgtcctttctccaagctgcaaacagaacctgcccccagccagtgccctgcaaacaggcagggttctgtcaggccaaggagagtgcacagagatttggggtctgtgagtgctggcagggagagctcaggcacagggaaacacctgcaggaggaaaatccccaggaagcagagagaagatcagggaaggagagaaaaccaAGCCCAGaactgctgtggcagggagagtttagagatgtccagaggatcccctccagtgcagcccctccctctgaacaagccccctcccttctgtccccccagccaagcctctgccctcagggccggggctccaaggcgtgcagcccctcctgtgcaggcagagctgcagcagagccgtggggcagctctgcagccccgggcccagttccctctgcagagcacagggctgggagcagctgcccggcactgggggctctgggagggggcacagctggctcagggtgacacagctgtccccagtgcccggctctgggcaatgctgtcagtgcagccagggaaggagctgcatctcccttcatCCAATGCCgtcagaaggacacttggaagtctccctgagattccagtccaagctgggagcttcaatccaggatgcaaacctgtcctagagcatttctgagttataagattgatggggaatggcagaggtgttctgacactgaaaatgctgctgggttggtgaaatgagcaaggtgagtccttggctacaaatatggagcagggctgtggtggattCATCTGTCTCAGTAGCACCATTgcgtttttaaaagaaacatgagagtgtgaacatccttcatttgaaaaagtgaaagcccagagaaactccaaagagaatgaagtgacAGACCATCTCCCTTCAGTCTCCACTCATAATCTTCCCTCAGGGAACTCTGTTCTACCAGAGGGAGGCAGAAATGTTGAGTGCttctgatatccaagaatagcaggagagacatggggagagcttaaaatgaaaacctctaaactcttaaacacagaagagtgtccgtgtgtgttacagaggagggtgtatgggaaatggttttggttttggttacaggtatctcctctaactcttctctgtcctttttccatgaacaggtccccatgtgcagccacagccaatgtccaacagcagctccatcagcctcttcctcctgctggcactggcagacatgcggcagctgcagctcctgcacttctgcctcttcctgggcatctccctggctgccctcctgggcaacggcctcatcatcagcgccgtagcctgcggccaccacctgcacacgcccatgttcttcttcctgctcaacctggccctcagcgacctgggctccatctgcaccactgtccccaaagctatgaacaattccctctgggacaccaccaccatctcctactcaggatgtgctgcacaggtttttctgattatcttcttccttggagcagagctttccctcctgaccatcatgtgctacgaccgctacgtgtccatctgcaaacccctgcactacgagaccctcctgggcagcagagcttgtgcccacatggcagcagctgcctgggccagtgcctttctcaatgctctgctgcacacggccaatacattttccctgcccctgtgccatggcaatgccctgggccagttcttctgtgaaatcccacagatcctcaagctctcttgctccaaatcctacctcagggAAGTTGGGCTTCTTGCTATTAGTGCCTGTttagcttttggctgttttgtgttcatggttttctcctatgtgcagatcttcagggctgtgctgaggatcccctctgagcagggacggcacaaagccttttccacctgcctccctcacctggccgtggtctccttgttcctcagcactgcagcatttgctcatctgaagcccccctccatctcctccccatccctggatctgtcagTGTCTGTTCTGTACTtggtggtgcctccagccctaaaccccctcatctacagcctgaggaaccaggagctcaaggctgcagtgtggacactgatgactggatggtttcagaaacattaaactgctggccagtTTCTgtaaatcacttgtaataaaagtaatctcTGAAACgtcttgttggtttcattttgaaggttctttttctttgttttactctTTCAATATTGTCcacaaataaatgtcattgtttgtgccactgctgtccatcagtccctgcaggtccctttctgcctggctgctgtccagcccctctgtccccagcctgtagcgctgcaggggttgttgtggccaaagtgcaggacccagcacttggacttgttaaacctcaccttgttgggcttgggccctggatccagcctgtccagggccctgtgcagagccctcctaccctccagcagatccacacttCCAGccaacttggtgtcatctgcaaagatatccttggttccatggggccccaggGTGTCACAAAGGCCCCATGGTTACATGAGATCCCACACTGTCACAATGCTCTCTGTGGTTCCacaagtcccctcagtgtcccaatGGACTCCTTATTTCCACGAGGCCACACAGTGTCACAACAGCGTTCCAGATTCcttgaggccccagagtgtcacagtggccccttggttccacaaggtcctgcagtgtcacaatgtccccttggttccatgaggccccgcagtgtcagaacggccccttggttccactgGGCCCTGGACTCTcccaatgctctccttggttttgCAGTGTCAAAATGGTGAAACCCCTCGGTTCCACGAGGCcccgcagtgtcacaatggcctctgtgGTTCCACGAGGACCCAGTGTCACGGGGCACTCCCTGGTTCCATTTGGCCCCAGAGCACCACAATGGAGCCCTGGTTCTATGGGgctgcacagtgtcaccatggtcctcTTAGTTCCAcgaggccctgcagtgtcacaatggccccagAGTCTCCCAATCATCAGAGAATGACAGAATCaaataggctggaaaagacctttgggatcatcaagtccaagcaATGCCCTAAAACTGCCTTGTCACCCAGACCATGCCACTAAGTGCCACTGGAGAGGGACAGTGACTGTGCCACCTCCCCCCTGGCctgcccattccaatgcccactcaccctttctgtgaagaacttcttcctgttgtccagcctaaacctcccctggtgcagctcaaggctgtgtctccttgtcctgccctccagcagatccacactcacccccagcttggtgtcatctgcacaTTTGGTGATGGTGGGCTCGATCCCCTCACCCAGATCATCAGTGAAGATGTTAAACAGGACTGGGCCCAACACAGATCCCTGGGGGACAGCACCAGGGACTGGACACCAGTTGGATGCAGCACCATCCCCACcgctctctgggcccagcctcCAGCCAGCTCTTCAATCTCCCAGTGAGGAGGGAACCTGCCCAAGCTGTgggtgcagcttttccagggaatgctgtcagagacagtgccaaaggctttGCTAAAGTCCAGATGGACatatccacagcctttcccacatCCAGAGCTGGGTCACCTGGTTATAAAAGGAGAACaggttggtcaggcaggacctgcccctcttaaatccacgctggctggctctgatccctcggccatcctgtgggtgccctgtgatggcactcagggtgatctgttccagaaccttgctgagcactgaggtcaggctgacaggcctggagttccccagatcctcctcccagcccttcttggggatgggctcacactggcacctccagtgctctggcacctccctggtgagccaggactgatggtaaatgatggagagcagcttggggagctcatccaccagctccctcattcccctaggatggatcccatctgatcccatacacctgtgagcatctgagtggctcagcaggtccccagatgcttcctcctggattacagggggctgttctgctccctgtgcccatctgccagctcaggagaactcttgtcctgaggacaacctgtcctaatattgaaaattgatacaaacaaggtgttaagtagcttggccttttcctctctttagttactatattctccactgcatgCAAAGAGTAGAGGTTCTCCTTATCCTACCTTTTGTTCTAAATTTTTTATAAGAGCATGTTATAttctttttacagaagctgccatgTTAAGTTCTAATTGAGATTTCACCTCTCAACTTCTCTTTCTGAATGACCtaacaacatccttaaacacttcctgagttgccagttcttttttcccttgagttcccacaaaagctccatcggcagccagggcagtcattttcctcaccagctcatctttggccacactggcacaggctgctccttcccccttaagattactttctggAAATGTGTCCATCCACCCTGGACccatttgtttttaagggctgtttcccattaaaaaatcagtacctgattcggtactccccaaatctgcatcctaaataggccaaagtctgcccttcctaattccagtgtggcagttttgttgctgcccctccttctttcacagaacattgaaaacttgattatttcatggtcactgtgccccaggcagccaacgacccccacatctgccaccagcccttctctgtttgtgagcagcaggagacagagctttccttgggagtggagtgttaccaaaaatttggtaaaacagaaaactgcttaaccccaatgcagcattaagaagcagcattctttatcCAGCCaggtgcacgggggatagctccacccaaagccgagcatgctgagtacaggaaagtttctgttcatattctgtattttgcacacatattcactgattgtcctggactaaacacacatctgataatcatttccccaaaatcattaacatatttcccctccccttcacccatgctctcttctgtcctgggggtctctctggtggtccctggtggtcgtggtCCCCAATGTTCCagggggcctggctgagctggcaggacactgaggctggtgaacttccagttccccttctgacacaatgggcattgtgtggtttccataggcctggggttttggagaacaagctccaggtgtcagctcacctgatggagacaatttatcatctggtaacatgaggtcacagagtgatCTATGACATCACATGAGTGATCTATGATGGAATGGTCCATGACATCATAGAGTGGTTTAtatgaggtcatcaagcagctacagcatcatagaTTGCCTCTGTGACCTCTCAGAGatggctgtgacatcccagagcaggctgtgacctcacagaggggctgtgtgacatcccaggagggctgtgtgaggtcactgggttggtcactccgccccagctccccctcacagtttctcccaacaagtccaatgctgttcatgcccagtggggtccctgtcccccggtatccccccggtccacctggagccacagcccccaccaaaggatgtttTACAGGATCCACCCCTaagcctgacatggggaaaaggggccagggctgtgtgaccaggacatcaaggatgtggattatccaggtccctgtggcctgggttgggttcccagggcaggaaagatgtctggcagctggagcagggttaggcaagggcctccaaggtggggctggagcccttgggctgtgagcagaggctgagggagctgggcttgtccagcccagagcagggaaggctgaggggctcctcatcccagcctggcagtgccagtgaggaggggatggagaacacagagccaggctcttcaccggggggcctggtgggagacaaaaggcaatgggtggaaggggaaagaggggagatcagccaggccaggaggagatgaaatgagtcaggctggtttcagcatttcctcaacaccaaaagcagcctgacctcccttctccatccaccactgacagctttgcaaatcaggaattgtttgagatGTTTTGCCCCCATTCCAGGATgagcatcctgatacaagaacttaattgtgtttatttctatcacagaaccacatttgtctaaaataaattttaatatggaaatcacttgtggatgctggactcatcagacGCTGCTAGGACGTTGCACATAGCTCcaggaagagtgtgattgttattaaattgtgtcctgttcaaccatggtctgttggccatgaagagaaactttctgtgcctctgactcTCACCAggtcctgacccccaaaggacacaaacctgatgagttgtggctCCCAgtccagtggtggcacttggacctccctccatccccagagcagagctcccttgtcccagaaagtccctggcaatgcagggatgaaggaaacaggacaggctgtggggatcaggggcagggcacagccagggatttggggtggttgtgagcccagggcaggacccggcccttggccttggtgaacctcatccaattgtcctgggcccatggctccagcctgcccagatccctctgcagagcttctgccctccagcacagccacactcccacccagcttgggctcacctggaaatgactgagggtgccctcgatggcctcgtccagatcagcaataaagagatttcactgacccagccccaatcctgagccctggggacacccctgggtgtgactccattcctcagctgctctgagtgccaggggttggatgaggggaATGGTGcggaggggttggggacaaagtgttattgattgtcagccatgaagggtctcgATTTTCACATCgattcagactgcattaggaggtgctgggggtcaatatcaattggacattgctgatattagtctataaacatgaaaaggaaACTGGACAAACTATTTCAATATAATctattcactttgaatacacttctgaaatctg
This genomic stretch from Anomalospiza imberbis isolate Cuckoo-Finch-1a 21T00152 chromosome 31, ASM3175350v1, whole genome shotgun sequence harbors:
- the LOC137463874 gene encoding olfactory receptor 14J1-like gives rise to the protein LHYETLLGSRACAHMAAAAWASAFLNALLHTANTFSLPLCHGNALGQFFCEIPQILKLSCSKSYLREVGLLAISACLAFGCFVFMVFSYVQIFRAVLRIPSEQGRHKAFSTCLPHLAVVSLFLSTAAFAHLKPPSISSPSLDLSVSVLYLVVPPALNPLIYSLRNQELKAAVWTLMTGWFQKH